Proteins encoded together in one Quercus lobata isolate SW786 chromosome 3, ValleyOak3.0 Primary Assembly, whole genome shotgun sequence window:
- the LOC115982881 gene encoding ATP-dependent Clp protease proteolytic subunit 2, mitochondrial-like, whose amino-acid sequence MRSLISSARLVGRATWCQQVQQQQPMMRSYSLIPMVIEHSSRGERAYDIFSRLLKERIVCINGPISDDTAHVVVAQLLFLESENPSKPIHMYLNSPGGAVTAGLAIYDTMQYIRSPINTICLGQAASMASLLLAAGAKGERRALPNATIMIHQPSGGYSGQAKDLTIHTKQIVRVWDSLNALYVKHTGQSLEVIQTNMDRDYFMTPGEAKEFGIIDEVIDQRPMALVTDAIGGNEGKDKGSG is encoded by the exons ATGAGGAGTCTAATATCAAGCGCGAGACTGGTGGGCAGGGCGACATGGTGTCAACAGGTGCAGCAGCAGCAGCCAATGATGCGCAGCTACAGCCTGATCCCGATGGTGATAGAGCACTCGTCGCGAGGCGAACGCGCCTACGACATCTTCTCCCGTCTCCTCAAGGAACGAATTGTCTGCATCAACGGACCCATCTCCGACGACACTGCCCACGTTGTCGTCGCCCAGCTCCTATTCCTCGAGTCTGAAAACCCCTCCAAACCCATCCACATGTACCTCAACTCCCCCGGCGGCGCCGTCACCGCAG GTCTTGCAATTTATGATACAATGCAATACATCCGGTCTCCAATCAATACAATTTGTTTGGGGCAAGCTGCTTCGATGGCTTCTCTCCTCTTAGCTGCAGGAGCCAAGGGTGAGAGGCGGGCACTTCCCAATGCCACAATTATGATTCATCAGCCTTCCGGTGGATACAGTGGGCAGGCCAAGGATCTCACAATTCACACGAAGCAGATTGTTCGGGTTTGGGATTCTCTGAATGCACTGTATGTGAAGCACACAGGGCAGTCATTAGAGGTTATTCAGACGAACATGGACAGGGATTATTTCATGACACCAGGTGAGGCCAAGGAGTTTGGGATTATCGATGAGGTTATTGATCAAAGACCGATGGCTTTGGTGACTGATGCTATTGGTGGTAATGAAGGGAAGGACAAAGGTTCGGGTTAG